GGCGCTGGACGTGAACCTGACCGGGGCCTGGCTGGCCAGCCGGGCGGTGCTGCCGGGCATGCGCGCCGCCGCCGCCGGATCGATCATCAACGTCACCTCGAGCGTGGGCGCCGAACCCAGGGCCGGTTGGGGCGTGTACGCCGTGTCCAAGTGGGCGCTGGAGGGTTTCACCTGGAACCTCGCCCTGGAGGAGGCCGCCTACGGCGTGCGAGTCAACGCGGTGAACCCCGGCAGCATGCGCACCGACATGAGGCGCGCGGCGTACCCCGACGAGGATCCGGCCACCGTGGTCGATCCCGCCGGGCGCGTGGGGGTGTTCCTGTGGCTCGCGTCCGACGCGTCGGCCGGGGTGACCGGTCGCCGCTTCGACGCGCGCATCTGGGCGTCCGGCGACCCGGGCAGGCAGGGCGGCTGAAGCGGGCGCCTCGCCGCTAGCCTCCCCCCACGGTTCGCACCTGGCCCCGCTGGATCCTCCCGATGGTGACGCCCTTGTCCGGTACGTCCCCGTTGGCGTCGAACGCGATCGTACCGGTGACCCCCTCGAACGCGGGCCGGCTCGACCCGACCTCCGCGAGCCAGTCGCGGATGGCCGCGCGGTCGGACCCGGCGTCGGCGATGGCCGCGGCCACCAGCCGCAGCGCGTCGTAGGTCAGCGCCGCGAACGCGTCGGGAGGCGCGCCGTAGCGCTCCCCGAACGCGGCCACCCAGTCGGCGGCCGCGGCGCCCGTCACGTCGGGCAGGAAGGGCGCGCTGACGTACACGCCCTCGGTCACCGCGCCGGCCTCCTCCACCCCCAGCAGCCCCTCACCCCCCAGAATCGGGCCGCCGAAGCCCAGGCGGCGCGCGGCGCGGATGATCGACGCCGCCTCGTCCGCGAATCCGGCGATCACGAGGGCGTCCGCCGAGCGCGCCATCGCCCGCTCGATGTAGGGCTCCACAGCGGTGGAGTCCTGCGTGGTGGCCGTGAGAAACGGATCGCGGGACACGATCGTCCCGCCGCCGCCCTCGAAGGAGTCGGCGAAGCTGCCGAGCACCCCGCGGCCGTAGGCATCGTTCGCGTACAGGACCGCCGGCCGGCTGCGCCCGAGCCGCCCGAGCAGCCAGTCCGCCAGCGCGGGTCCGTGCTCCAGGTCGCTTGGGCACACGCGGAAGCTCCAGTCACCGGCGCGGGTGATGTCCGGGCTGGTGGCCGACGGCGACACCGAAACCAGGCCGGAGTCCTGGTAGACGGGCGCCGCGGCGAGCATCGCACCGGAGGTGACGTGCCCCACCACCGCGGCCACCGTCGGGTCGGCCACGAACTCGCTCGCCACCTCGATGGCGCGCTCGCGGTCCGCTGCGTCGTCGCGGATGACCAGCTCGACCGGGCGCCCGCCGATGCCGCCCTGGGCGTTCAGCTCGTCCTGGAACATGAGCGCGGCGGCCTGCATGGACTGGCCGTACACGAGCTGGGTGGGTCCGACGACGCCGATGCGGATCACGTCGTCGGGCGCTTCGCCGCACGCGGCGAGGGCCGCG
This is a stretch of genomic DNA from Gemmatimonadota bacterium. It encodes these proteins:
- a CDS encoding SDR family oxidoreductase, whose translation is MIDTPVFITGASQGLGRALALAFAKPGARLLLCARGAAALRRVVDEARDAGAECLARPVDVTDEAALAALVAEAVEAWGPVGVLINNASALGPRASLAEHDPAGWRAALDVNLTGAWLASRAVLPGMRAAAAGSIINVTSSVGAEPRAGWGVYAVSKWALEGFTWNLALEEAAYGVRVNAVNPGSMRTDMRRAAYPDEDPATVVDPAGRVGVFLWLASDASAGVTGRRFDARIWASGDPGRQGG
- a CDS encoding ABC transporter substrate-binding protein, translated to MSRLLLNAPPRAASLPLGVAALLAALAACGEAPDDVIRIGVVGPTQLVYGQSMQAAALMFQDELNAQGGIGGRPVELVIRDDAADRERAIEVASEFVADPTVAAVVGHVTSGAMLAAAPVYQDSGLVSVSPSATSPDITRAGDWSFRVCPSDLEHGPALADWLLGRLGRSRPAVLYANDAYGRGVLGSFADSFEGGGGTIVSRDPFLTATTQDSTAVEPYIERAMARSADALVIAGFADEAASIIRAARRLGFGGPILGGEGLLGVEEAGAVTEGVYVSAPFLPDVTGAAAADWVAAFGERYGAPPDAFAALTYDALRLVAAAIADAGSDRAAIRDWLAEVGSSRPAFEGVTGTIAFDANGDVPDKGVTIGRIQRGQVRTVGGG